One window of Verrucomicrobiales bacterium genomic DNA carries:
- a CDS encoding universal stress protein encodes MKFKPTKKTGGLTVELKPRESIPQSTAKKRVTASPSFSVKRILVPIDFSDCSNKALQYALPFAEQFDAKILLLHVCEPFIPMPEMSAVDVGLIEARIREQSQRQLLELQASLPEESTSEAVVRIGRPFLEIVQAAKDLDADLIIISTHGRTGISHVLLGSTAERVAQRADCPVLIVREKEHDFASPRPKLKAPR; translated from the coding sequence ATGAAATTCAAACCCACCAAAAAAACCGGAGGATTAACCGTTGAGCTTAAACCGCGCGAGAGCATCCCGCAGTCCACCGCGAAAAAACGGGTGACCGCATCGCCCAGCTTTTCGGTAAAGCGCATTCTGGTCCCCATCGATTTCTCCGACTGTTCCAACAAGGCGCTGCAATATGCCCTGCCCTTCGCCGAACAATTTGATGCCAAGATCCTCCTGCTGCATGTCTGCGAACCATTCATCCCCATGCCGGAGATGTCGGCGGTGGATGTCGGGCTGATTGAAGCCCGCATTCGGGAACAATCGCAACGCCAACTGCTGGAACTGCAGGCCAGCCTACCCGAGGAATCGACCTCGGAGGCGGTGGTTCGCATCGGCAGGCCGTTTCTCGAGATCGTCCAGGCCGCCAAAGATCTGGACGCCGATCTAATCATCATCTCGACGCACGGTCGGACCGGCATCAGCCACGTGCTGCTCGGCAGCACCGCGGAACGAGTCGCCCAGCGAGCCGACTGCCCGGTGCTCATCGTGCGCGAGAAGGAACACGATTTCGCGAGCCCGCGTCCCAAACTGAAAGCACCCCGCTGA